A portion of the Pseudomonas synxantha BG33R genome contains these proteins:
- the glmU gene encoding bifunctional UDP-N-acetylglucosamine diphosphorylase/glucosamine-1-phosphate N-acetyltransferase GlmU yields the protein MSLEIVILAAGQGTRMRSALPKVLHPVAGNSMLGHVIHSARQLDPQRIHVVIGHGADVVRERLAADDLNFVLQDKQLGTGHATAQAVPFIAADTVLILYGDVPLIEVETLQRLLKHVVPGQMGLLTVELDDPTGYGRIVRNADGKVAAIVEHKDASEAQRAITEGNTGILAVPADKLGDWMSRLSNNNAQGEYYLTDVIEMAVSDGLVVATEQPHDPMEVQGANDRKQLAELERHYQLREGLRLMAQGVTLRDPARFDVRGDVTVGRDVLIDINVILEGRVIIEDNVVIGPNCVIKDSTLRKGVVVKANSHVDGAVMGEGSDAGPFARLRPGSELGAKAHVGNFVELKNAHLGEGAKVGHLTYLGDAVIGARTNIGAGTITCNYDGANKYQTTIGEDVFIGSNNSLIAPVTIGDGSNTAAGSTINQDVDKSQLAVARARQRNIDGWKRPVKIKKT from the coding sequence ATGTCTCTTGAAATCGTCATTCTCGCCGCAGGCCAGGGCACCCGTATGCGTTCAGCCCTGCCCAAGGTGCTGCACCCGGTCGCGGGTAACTCCATGCTGGGTCATGTTATCCACAGCGCCCGGCAATTGGACCCGCAGCGTATTCATGTGGTGATCGGCCACGGTGCCGATGTGGTCCGCGAGCGCTTGGCAGCGGACGACTTGAATTTCGTATTGCAAGACAAGCAACTGGGCACCGGCCACGCTACCGCGCAAGCCGTACCCTTCATTGCCGCCGACACGGTGCTGATCCTCTATGGCGATGTACCGCTGATTGAAGTAGAAACCCTGCAACGTCTGCTCAAGCACGTTGTGCCTGGCCAGATGGGCTTGCTGACTGTTGAGTTGGACGACCCTACCGGCTATGGCCGCATCGTGCGCAATGCCGACGGCAAGGTTGCCGCGATCGTCGAGCACAAGGACGCCAGCGAAGCCCAGCGCGCCATTACTGAAGGCAACACCGGCATTCTTGCCGTACCTGCCGATAAGCTGGGCGACTGGATGAGCCGTCTGTCCAACAACAATGCCCAGGGCGAGTACTACCTCACCGACGTCATTGAGATGGCCGTCAGTGATGGCCTGGTGGTCGCCACTGAGCAGCCCCACGACCCGATGGAAGTGCAGGGCGCCAACGACCGCAAGCAGCTTGCAGAGCTGGAGCGTCACTACCAGTTGCGTGAAGGCCTGCGTCTGATGGCCCAGGGCGTGACCCTGCGTGACCCGGCGCGTTTCGATGTGCGTGGCGACGTAACAGTAGGCCGCGACGTGCTGATCGATATCAACGTGATCCTCGAAGGCCGCGTGATCATTGAAGACAACGTGGTCATCGGCCCGAACTGCGTGATCAAGGACAGCACCTTGCGCAAAGGCGTGGTCGTCAAGGCCAACAGCCATGTCGACGGTGCCGTGATGGGCGAGGGCAGCGATGCGGGCCCGTTTGCACGGTTGCGTCCGGGGAGCGAGCTGGGGGCCAAGGCCCATGTGGGTAACTTTGTCGAACTGAAAAACGCTCACCTTGGCGAAGGTGCAAAAGTCGGTCACCTGACTTACCTGGGCGATGCCGTCATCGGCGCCCGCACCAATATTGGTGCCGGCACCATCACCTGCAACTACGACGGCGCCAACAAGTACCAGACGACGATTGGTGAAGATGTATTCATTGGCTCCAATAACTCGCTGATTGCACCCGTCACCATTGGCGATGGTTCAAATACAGCGGCAGGCTCGACCATCAACCAGGATGTGGATAAGTCCCAGCTGGCTGTAGCCCGCGCCCGTCAACGCAACATCGACGGTTGGAAACGCCCGGTCAAAATCAAGAAGACCTGA
- a CDS encoding F0F1 ATP synthase subunit epsilon yields MAMTVHCDIVSAEGEIFSGLVEFVTAHGDLGDLGIAMGHAPLITSLKPGPITLTKQGGEKEVFYISGGFLEVQPNMVKVLADTVQRAGDLDEASAQEAVKAAEKALNEKGADFDYSAAAVRLAEAAAQLRTLQQIRKK; encoded by the coding sequence ATGGCTATGACAGTCCATTGCGATATCGTCAGCGCGGAAGGGGAAATTTTCTCCGGTCTGGTCGAGTTTGTAACAGCGCACGGCGACTTGGGTGATCTTGGTATCGCCATGGGTCACGCTCCGCTGATCACAAGCTTGAAGCCAGGTCCGATCACTCTGACCAAGCAAGGCGGGGAAAAAGAGGTGTTCTACATCTCTGGTGGTTTCCTCGAGGTTCAGCCGAACATGGTCAAGGTACTTGCCGACACCGTGCAACGTGCTGGCGACCTGGATGAAGCCTCCGCTCAGGAAGCCGTCAAGGCTGCCGAGAAGGCCCTGAACGAAAAAGGCGCAGACTTCGACTACAGCGCTGCTGCAGTTCGTCTGGCCGAGGCTGCAGCTCAGCTGCGTACGCTCCAGCAGATCCGCAAGAAGTAA
- the atpD gene encoding F0F1 ATP synthase subunit beta, whose amino-acid sequence MSSGRIVQIIGAVIDVEFPRDSVPSIYNALKVQGAETTLEVQQQLGDGVVRTIAMGSTEGLKRGLDVVDTGAAISVPVGKATLGRIMDVLGNPIDEAGPIATEERWGIHRAAPSFAEQAGGNDLLETGIKVIDLVCPFAKGGKVGLFGGAGVGKTVNMMELIRNIAIEHSGYSVFAGVGERTREGNDFYHEMKDSNVLDKVALVYGQMNEPPGNRLRVALTGLTMAEKFRDEGNDVLLFVDNIYRYTLAGTEVSALLGRMPSAVGYQPTLAEEMGVLQERITSTKEGSITSIQAVYVPADDLTDPSPATTFAHLDATVVLSRDIASLGIYPAVDPLDSTSRQLDPNVIGQEHYDTARGVQYVLQRYKELKDIIAILGMDELSEADKQLVNRARKIQRFLSQPFFVAEVFTGASGKYVSLKDTIAGFKGILNGDYDHLPEQAFYMVGGIEEAIEKAKKL is encoded by the coding sequence ATGAGTAGCGGACGTATCGTTCAAATCATCGGCGCCGTTATCGACGTGGAATTTCCACGCGACAGCGTACCGAGCATCTACAACGCGCTGAAAGTACAAGGCGCGGAAACTACCCTGGAAGTTCAGCAGCAGCTGGGCGACGGCGTAGTTCGTACCATTGCGATGGGTTCCACCGAAGGCTTGAAGCGCGGTCTGGACGTTGTCGACACTGGCGCTGCCATCTCCGTACCGGTCGGTAAAGCGACCCTGGGCCGGATCATGGACGTACTGGGCAACCCGATCGACGAAGCTGGCCCGATTGCCACCGAAGAGCGCTGGGGCATTCACCGCGCAGCACCTTCGTTCGCAGAACAAGCGGGCGGCAACGACCTGCTGGAAACCGGCATCAAGGTTATCGACCTGGTTTGCCCGTTCGCCAAAGGCGGTAAAGTCGGTCTGTTCGGTGGTGCCGGTGTAGGCAAGACCGTAAACATGATGGAACTGATCCGTAACATCGCCATCGAGCACAGCGGTTATTCCGTGTTCGCAGGTGTGGGTGAGCGTACTCGTGAGGGTAACGACTTCTACCACGAGATGAAGGACTCCAACGTTCTGGACAAAGTGGCACTGGTTTACGGTCAGATGAACGAGCCGCCGGGAAACCGTCTGCGCGTAGCACTGACTGGCCTGACCATGGCCGAGAAGTTCCGTGACGAAGGTAACGACGTTCTGTTGTTCGTCGACAACATCTACCGTTACACCCTGGCCGGTACTGAAGTATCCGCACTGCTGGGCCGTATGCCTTCTGCAGTAGGTTACCAGCCGACCCTGGCTGAAGAGATGGGCGTTCTGCAAGAACGTATCACTTCGACCAAGGAAGGTTCGATCACCTCGATCCAAGCGGTATACGTACCTGCGGATGACTTGACCGACCCGTCGCCAGCCACCACCTTCGCCCACTTGGACGCCACCGTCGTTCTGTCCCGTGACATCGCTTCCCTGGGTATCTACCCAGCGGTCGATCCACTCGACTCGACTTCGCGCCAGCTGGATCCGAACGTGATCGGCCAGGAGCACTACGACACCGCTCGCGGCGTTCAGTACGTGCTGCAGCGTTACAAAGAACTGAAGGACATCATTGCGATCCTGGGTATGGACGAGCTGTCGGAAGCCGACAAGCAGTTGGTAAACCGTGCTCGTAAGATCCAGCGTTTCTTGTCGCAGCCGTTCTTCGTGGCTGAAGTCTTCACCGGTGCCTCGGGTAAATACGTTTCCCTGAAAGACACCATTGCTGGCTTCAAAGGCATCCTCAACGGTGACTACGACCACCTGCCAGAACAAGCGTTCTACATGGTCGGCGGCATCGAAGAAGCGATCGAGAAAGCCAAGAAACTGTAA
- the atpG gene encoding F0F1 ATP synthase subunit gamma, with the protein MAGAKEIRSKIASIKSTQKITSAMEKVAVSKMRKAQMRMAASRPYAERIRQVIGHLANANPEYRHPFMIERAVKRAGYVVVSSDRGLCGGLNTNLFKALVKDMAVNRENGVEIDLCVVGSKGAAFFRNFGGNVVAAISHLGEEPSINDLIGSVKVMLDAYLEGRIDRLSVVSNKFINTMTQQPTVEQLIPLVATPDQELKHHWDYLYEPDAKELLDGLMVRYVESQVYQAVVENNAAEQAARMIAMKNATDNAGDLISDLQLIYNKARQAAITQEISEIVGGAAAV; encoded by the coding sequence ATGGCAGGCGCAAAAGAGATTCGCAGTAAGATTGCGAGCATCAAAAGCACGCAAAAAATTACCAGCGCCATGGAAAAAGTGGCGGTCAGCAAAATGCGCAAGGCACAAATGCGCATGGCTGCTAGCCGTCCTTATGCGGAGCGTATCCGCCAGGTAATTGGGCATCTGGCCAACGCCAACCCGGAATACCGCCACCCGTTCATGATCGAGCGCGCCGTCAAGCGTGCAGGTTATGTGGTAGTGAGCAGTGACCGTGGTTTGTGCGGTGGTCTGAATACCAACCTGTTCAAGGCCCTGGTCAAGGACATGGCGGTAAACCGCGAAAACGGCGTCGAGATCGATCTGTGTGTGGTGGGTAGCAAGGGTGCGGCCTTTTTCCGCAACTTCGGCGGTAACGTCGTTGCAGCTATCAGCCATCTGGGTGAAGAGCCGTCGATCAATGATTTGATCGGCAGTGTGAAGGTGATGCTGGATGCGTACCTGGAAGGCCGTATTGACCGCCTTTCCGTGGTATCCAACAAGTTCATCAACACCATGACCCAGCAGCCAACCGTGGAGCAATTGATTCCACTGGTGGCGACTCCGGATCAGGAACTCAAGCACCACTGGGACTACCTCTACGAACCAGACGCCAAAGAGCTGCTTGACGGCTTGATGGTGCGCTACGTGGAGTCGCAGGTGTACCAGGCGGTGGTCGAGAACAACGCAGCTGAACAAGCGGCGCGGATGATCGCGATGAAAAACGCTACCGATAACGCCGGTGATCTGATCAGCGATTTGCAGCTGATCTACAACAAGGCGCGTCAGGCTGCGATCACCCAAGAGATCTCGGAAATCGTCGGCGGCGCTGCCGCGGTTTAA
- the atpA gene encoding F0F1 ATP synthase subunit alpha, translating into MQQLNPSEISEIIKGRIDKLDVTSQARNEGTVVSVSDGIVRIHGLADVMYGEMIEFPGGVYGMALNLEQDSVGAVVLGAYTSLAEGMSAKCTGRILEVPVGKELLGRVVDALGNPVDGKGPLGNTETDAVEKVAPGVIWRKSVDQPVQTGYKAVDAMIPVGRGQRELIIGDRQIGKTALAIDAIINQKDSGIFCVYVAIGQKQSTIANVVRKLEENGALANTIIVAASASESPALQFLAPYSGCTMGEFFRDRGEDALIVYDDLSKQAVAYRQISLLLRRPPGREAYPGDVFYLHSRLLERASRVSEEYVEKFTNGAVTGKTGSLTALPIIETQAGDVSAFVPTNVISITDGQIFLESAMFNSGIRPAVNAGVSVSRVGGAAQTKIIKKLSGGIRTALAQYRELAAFAQFASDLDEATRKQLEHGQRVTELMKQKQYAPMSIADMALSLYAAERGFLTDVEIAKVGSFEQALIAYFNRDHAELMAKINVKGDFNDDIDAGMKAGIEKFKATQTW; encoded by the coding sequence ATGCAGCAACTCAATCCTTCCGAAATAAGTGAAATTATCAAGGGCCGCATCGACAAGCTCGATGTGACCTCCCAAGCCCGTAACGAAGGCACTGTCGTCAGCGTATCTGACGGCATCGTGCGGATTCACGGTCTGGCCGACGTAATGTACGGCGAGATGATCGAGTTTCCGGGCGGCGTCTACGGTATGGCCCTCAACCTGGAGCAAGACTCCGTAGGTGCCGTTGTATTGGGCGCGTACACCAGTCTGGCTGAAGGCATGAGCGCCAAGTGCACAGGCCGCATCCTGGAAGTTCCGGTTGGTAAGGAACTGCTGGGTCGCGTAGTCGACGCACTGGGTAACCCTGTTGACGGTAAAGGTCCACTGGGCAACACCGAGACCGACGCGGTCGAGAAAGTTGCTCCAGGCGTGATCTGGCGTAAGTCGGTAGACCAGCCTGTACAGACTGGCTACAAGGCTGTCGATGCCATGATCCCGGTCGGCCGTGGCCAGCGTGAGCTGATCATCGGTGACCGTCAGATCGGTAAAACCGCTCTGGCGATCGACGCGATCATCAACCAGAAAGACAGCGGCATTTTCTGCGTCTACGTAGCCATCGGTCAGAAGCAATCGACCATCGCCAACGTGGTTCGCAAGCTGGAAGAAAACGGCGCCCTGGCCAACACGATCATCGTGGCTGCCAGTGCTTCGGAATCTCCTGCGCTGCAATTCCTGGCACCGTACTCCGGTTGCACCATGGGTGAATTCTTCCGCGACCGCGGTGAAGACGCGCTGATCGTTTATGACGATCTGTCCAAGCAAGCAGTGGCTTACCGCCAGATTTCCCTGCTGCTGCGCCGTCCACCAGGCCGTGAAGCCTACCCAGGCGACGTGTTCTATCTCCACTCCCGTCTGCTGGAGCGCGCTTCCCGCGTTTCGGAAGAATACGTAGAGAAGTTCACCAACGGCGCAGTGACCGGCAAAACCGGTTCCCTGACCGCACTGCCGATCATCGAAACCCAGGCTGGCGACGTTTCCGCGTTCGTTCCGACCAACGTGATTTCCATCACTGACGGTCAGATCTTCCTGGAATCGGCCATGTTCAACTCCGGGATCCGTCCTGCTGTGAACGCCGGTGTTTCGGTATCCCGTGTGGGTGGTGCCGCTCAGACCAAGATCATCAAGAAGCTTTCCGGTGGTATCCGTACCGCTCTGGCTCAGTACCGTGAACTGGCGGCATTCGCCCAGTTCGCTTCTGACCTGGACGAAGCGACCCGTAAGCAACTTGAGCATGGTCAGCGCGTTACCGAGCTGATGAAGCAGAAGCAATACGCCCCAATGTCGATCGCTGACATGGCGTTGTCGCTGTATGCCGCTGAGCGTGGGTTCCTGACCGACGTTGAAATCGCCAAGGTCGGCAGCTTTGAACAAGCGCTGATTGCTTACTTCAACCGCGATCACGCCGAATTGATGGCGAAGATCAACGTGAAGGGTGACTTCAATGACGATATCGACGCTGGCATGAAAGCCGGTATCGAGAAGTTCAAGGCCACCCAAACCTGGTAA
- a CDS encoding F0F1 ATP synthase subunit delta → MAELTTLARPYAKAAFEHAQAHQQLASWSAMLGLAAAVSQDDTMQRVLKAPRLTSADKAATFIEVCGDKFDVKVQNFIHVIAENDRLPLLPEIAALFDLYKAEAEKSVDVEVTSAFALNQEQQDKLAKVLSARLNREVRLQASEDASLIGGVVIRAGDLVIDGSIRGKIAKLAEALKS, encoded by the coding sequence ATGGCAGAACTGACCACGTTGGCCCGACCTTACGCTAAGGCAGCCTTCGAGCACGCCCAGGCCCACCAGCAGCTGGCCTCTTGGTCAGCCATGCTCGGCCTGGCTGCAGCAGTGTCGCAAGACGACACCATGCAGCGCGTGCTCAAGGCCCCGCGCCTGACGAGCGCAGACAAGGCCGCCACTTTTATTGAAGTGTGCGGCGACAAGTTTGATGTGAAGGTGCAGAACTTCATCCACGTCATTGCCGAAAACGACCGTCTCCCGCTATTGCCGGAGATCGCCGCTCTGTTCGACCTGTACAAGGCCGAAGCAGAGAAATCGGTAGACGTTGAAGTGACCAGTGCTTTCGCATTGAACCAAGAACAGCAAGACAAACTCGCCAAGGTTCTCAGTGCACGACTCAATCGGGAAGTGCGCCTGCAAGCTTCGGAGGACGCATCCCTGATTGGTGGTGTTGTTATCCGTGCCGGCGACCTGGTTATCGATGGCTCGATTCGCGGCAAAATCGCGAAACTTGCCGAAGCATTGAAATCTTGA
- a CDS encoding F0F1 ATP synthase subunit B — protein MNINATLIGQSVAFFIFVVFCMKFVWPPVIAALHERQKKIADGLDAASRAARDLELAHEKVGQQLREAKAKAAEIIEQAKKRGNQIVEEAVEKARVEADRVKASAHAEIEQELNGVKDALRAQLGALAVGGAEKILGATIDQNAHAELVNKLAAEI, from the coding sequence GTGAACATTAATGCAACCCTGATTGGCCAATCCGTTGCGTTCTTCATTTTTGTAGTGTTTTGCATGAAGTTCGTGTGGCCTCCGGTCATCGCGGCTTTGCACGAACGTCAGAAGAAGATCGCGGATGGTTTGGACGCTGCCAGCCGTGCAGCTCGCGACCTGGAGTTGGCCCACGAGAAAGTGGGTCAGCAACTGCGCGAAGCTAAAGCAAAGGCAGCCGAGATCATTGAGCAAGCCAAGAAACGCGGTAACCAGATCGTCGAAGAGGCTGTTGAAAAAGCCCGCGTCGAAGCTGACCGTGTGAAGGCTTCGGCTCATGCCGAGATCGAACAGGAACTGAACGGCGTCAAAGACGCGCTGCGTGCCCAACTGGGTGCTCTGGCGGTCGGCGGTGCTGAGAAGATCCTCGGTGCCACAATCGATCAAAACGCGCACGCGGAGCTGGTTAACAAACTGGCTGCTGAAATTTAA
- the atpE gene encoding F0F1 ATP synthase subunit C, which produces METVVGLTAIAVALLIGLGALGTAIGFGLLGGKFLEGAARQPEMVPMLQVKMFIVAGLLDAVTMIGVGIALFFTFANPFVGQLAG; this is translated from the coding sequence ATGGAAACTGTAGTTGGTCTAACCGCTATCGCTGTTGCACTGTTGATCGGCCTGGGCGCCCTGGGTACTGCCATTGGTTTCGGCCTGCTGGGCGGCAAATTCCTGGAAGGCGCAGCGCGTCAGCCAGAAATGGTCCCAATGCTGCAAGTTAAAATGTTCATCGTCGCCGGCCTGCTCGACGCCGTGACCATGATCGGCGTTGGTATCGCACTGTTCTTCACCTTCGCGAACCCCTTCGTTGGTCAACTCGCTGGCTAA
- the atpB gene encoding F0F1 ATP synthase subunit A gives MAETTASGYIQHHLQNLTFGQLPNGGWGFAHTAAEAKEMGFWAFHLDTLGWSVALGLIFVLIFRMAAKKATSGQPGALQNFVEVLVEFVDGSVKDSFHGRSPVIAPLALTIFVWVFLMNAVDLIPVDWIPQLAMAISGDPHIPFRAVSTTDPNATLGMALSVFALIIFYSIKVKGIGGFIGELTLHPFGSKNIFVQALLIPVNFLLEFVTLIAKPISLALRLFGNMYAGELVFILIAVMFGSGLLWLSGLGVVLQWAWAVFHILIITLQAFIFMMLTIVYLSMAHEENH, from the coding sequence ATGGCAGAAACAACCGCTTCGGGCTATATCCAGCACCACTTGCAGAACCTGACCTTCGGTCAGCTTCCTAATGGCGGCTGGGGCTTTGCCCACACCGCAGCAGAAGCCAAAGAAATGGGTTTCTGGGCTTTCCACCTGGATACTCTGGGTTGGTCGGTCGCATTGGGTCTGATCTTCGTCCTGATTTTCCGCATGGCGGCAAAGAAGGCGACTTCCGGTCAGCCAGGTGCTTTGCAGAACTTCGTTGAAGTATTGGTCGAATTCGTCGATGGCAGCGTGAAAGACAGCTTCCATGGCCGTAGCCCGGTGATTGCACCGTTGGCACTGACCATCTTCGTCTGGGTGTTCCTGATGAACGCCGTCGACCTGATCCCGGTGGACTGGATTCCTCAGTTGGCCATGGCGATCTCCGGCGATCCGCACATCCCATTCCGTGCCGTATCCACCACTGACCCGAACGCTACCCTGGGCATGGCCCTGTCGGTGTTCGCGTTGATCATTTTCTACAGCATCAAGGTCAAGGGCATCGGTGGCTTCATCGGCGAACTGACCCTGCACCCGTTCGGCAGCAAGAACATCTTCGTTCAAGCCCTGCTGATCCCGGTGAACTTCCTGCTGGAATTCGTGACCCTGATCGCCAAGCCGATTTCCCTGGCTCTGCGACTGTTCGGCAACATGTATGCCGGCGAGCTGGTGTTCATTCTGATCGCTGTGATGTTCGGCAGCGGTCTGCTCTGGCTTAGCGGCCTGGGCGTAGTACTGCAGTGGGCGTGGGCTGTGTTCCACATCCTGATCATTACCCTGCAGGCCTTCATCTTCATGATGCTGACCATCGTCTATCTGTCGATGGCGCACGAAGAGAACCATTAA
- a CDS encoding F0F1 ATP synthase subunit I codes for METRTPNTLPFHRLAVFPVLLAQFVILLIAALALWYWHGVVAGYSGLCGGLIALLPNMYFAHRAFRFSGARAAQAIVRSFYAGEAGKLILTAVLFALTFAGVKPLAPLAVFGVFVLTQLVSWFAPLLMKTRLSKP; via the coding sequence ATGGAAACCCGCACGCCAAACACGTTGCCGTTCCATCGCTTGGCTGTTTTTCCGGTTTTGTTGGCTCAATTTGTCATTTTGCTGATCGCCGCTTTGGCGCTTTGGTACTGGCATGGAGTCGTAGCCGGATATTCAGGACTCTGCGGAGGCCTGATAGCCTTGCTGCCCAATATGTATTTTGCTCACAGGGCTTTTCGGTTTTCCGGCGCCCGAGCAGCCCAGGCTATCGTGCGGTCTTTTTATGCCGGCGAAGCAGGGAAACTGATTTTGACGGCAGTGCTGTTTGCACTGACCTTTGCAGGTGTGAAGCCATTGGCGCCGCTGGCTGTATTCGGCGTCTTCGTGTTGACCCAACTGGTCAGCTGGTTCGCTCCCCTGCTAATGAAAACAAGACTTTCGAAACCTTAG